From Epinephelus fuscoguttatus linkage group LG17, E.fuscoguttatus.final_Chr_v1:
ctagatggcgctttttttcaacaaaaggttgaaagcacattgaattgccatTGCACATTGCATTGCATTAGTTAGCTAGCGGCAGCTGGCTTTTTCTCTATTCATAGCTTAACAAGTGACATGTATTATTTATACATGTTTTTTACTAAGTGCCGGTTAAAGTCACTGCATCTTCCAACAGGATAGCACAGTTAAAGTTCAGAGTGCGTGCATGTTTTTCAGCCGAACGTTGTTGTAACAGAGCAGCTAATATTACCATAATGTGACCAACAATTTAGCAGAGTGAGAAGCCCGGCCAGGTTCGTCCTGTTTCCAGAATATTGAATATTATGACAGCATTGTTTGCAGGTGGAATGTGCTTTGTCTGTTAAACCATCTTTTCTCCTATCTATTTGCAAGAGAGGAGTAAATATCcttattgtctttttcttggcggCTTGTCATTATCTGCCAGACACCTTTTGGTGGTGACACAGATGTTCCATGGGAATTAATAAAATGAAGATTTATGATGGTGTAGATCAATGTTTTCTCTTTGAATCGATGATTGTCGGTCATTGAATCGATGAAATGGCTACCAGCCTCAGCCAGCACTGACACGACTCTAACTTCCTCCTCAGGCATCATGCAGCAGTTTGCGATATCTGAGGCGACTTTGTTCGGCTGGAACTCGATGGATGGGGAGAGTATGGGAGCTGGCTCCAACCAGGGCAGCGTCGCTCACCTCAGTGAGGTCAACCAGGAGAGCATCACCAGCAGAGGTACTGCAGTTTAATCCTTTCTGCAAATAGCTACTACACGACTACAAGAGTCGAAGGCACTAGAACTGTCATAAAGCTACACTTAGAGGTTTAAAATAAGAAGGAGGATTTGTGTAGTTGtactcattaaacacactgaAGCCTAACTACAGATACTGTGATCTCACTGTGGACTTCAAATGTTCCCAAGTGTAACAGCTCTAAACACTTCCCACTCACTCTTTGACCACACAGTAAAATATTAGGTTTTGCACTGTGCATAGATGGACAGTTTGGGAAAATTAGAGCCCAGTTGGAAACTAAAAACAGCCAAGTCAGTTATTCTGCCGACCAGCTGTAAAGGACTTTTGGAGGGCAGGCACACAGCTGCACATTTCTGCCTTTCACTGCTACCGGGCACTTACTCAAAAACTTTCAAATGACGAATCCAGATGACAGCCTGTCATTTCTGAAATATCAGAGCACACTCTGATGGAGAGTCGTGAGAGCCTCGGTCAGAGAATTCAGCCAAAATCTGGAAGACAAGTTGTATTCAAATGAGGAAATGAACGGCACGAAAAGCAGAGTTATGAAATTTACACTTgattgaataaaacaaaaacagtttggggAAACAAACTCATATCCTGATTTGTGGTTTGAGCCTCAGGTGGTAAGATGTCTGTTCAGTTTAGTTGCACAGAGGATGATAAAATACAAAGAAAGGAAGGGAAGAGAGCAAATTGCTCAGGCAAGATTAGGAAACCCTGTCTGACCTCACAGGAACAGCCAGATAATTTCATACAAACCTAAACAAAACAATTCTGTAGCtaagtctgtctttttttctggttgtctaaaataaaacagaggcCATTTGAAACCTGGACTTGTGTGTTCACTTTACAATGTGACAACACTGTGAACTGCTTCTTTTTTAGTTCTTGCTGCTGTTAAGCAAAGCAGAGCGCTGTCCAAACCCTGAGGGAGCCTGTAGGTTAGCACAAGGACTTAGCCCTGCTCTCATTAACAACACCATATGGGCTCTGCTCTGTGCTTTATCTAGCATGCAAAACcaacacacatgtactgtacacacacacacccacacccacaaacccacacacagagCGACGATTAAAACGCTTCTTGATATCAGCATTAGGACTGAGGGGATGTTTCTCCTCCACAGTGTGTGGAGTTGGTGTTCTCTATAATAACAACACTGCTCCAGATCAGCTATTCATACTCTTATTAAAGTTATTACAGTTTGTTGCTTCGGGATGAGGTCAAGTTTATCTCTGTGTTTGGTTCAGAAGAGCATCTTAACTACGCTGCTAATGACTGAATGAACAGTTCGAGGTCTGAGGGCAGATTTAAGTCTGTTCATGATAGTgtattgtgtttctgtcatcaaacTGCCCATCCATGCTTCTATTCAGCTCCATCACCTTATActcaacatgttttttgtggttgttttgtttatttaatttgccaacaaaatgaaatatttgctcaaattgtttaatttgtgtAAAGGCTGAGGCTTCTGAGGCTGGGTTGCACATAAGGATTAATTTTTAAACCCTATTAAATCATAGATCAATTTTAAATCCTGTTGCACCAACtatcttaaaataaagaaagattAAATTTATACCTCtcgttaaaggtccagtgtgtaggattcagggctatacaggcagaaatggaatataacataataagaTCTTTCctttaatgtataatcacctgaaaataagtgtTGTTGCCATCATGTTGCATCTCCATGCttctatagtagcccagaatggacaaaccaaacactggctcaagatGGGGCCATTCCTGTTTcatgttggccaccatagttagcctCAACAAGAGTGTCGGAAAAACACATGAAACGGCTTCATTCCGTGTTTTTACCGATTTAAATCAcccggtctgtttgttttggagaggaagagacctctgcagataatttgtctcctggtaaaaacctcctgaatgtctggatcttaagttaccagaaaaaaaggtgagcacacattagcagctgGCGGGCCGTCTCTTACTGGTCCAACAgtattggagaaacactgattttctttatttactgTCTTACTGTCAACCCAACTGAGTTCTTTCATGCTGCTGGATTTCTCTTAGATATTAGTTCAGCAAGGAaactgtaatggagctgaaagGAAAGATTGGAGCAACTATAAAACATGAcagtaaaagaaagaaaagtgtcTGCATACCACTGCCAGACAGTATCTATTTGCCTGTGCCGTTGTCCATTTTTTCTCTTCTATTTTCTGACTATAGTGCTTGATTAATTTAACAAACTGGCTTTTCTCAAAAGAGGAGAAATCAGAGCTTATCTTTTGAGGCATCATGAGTATTGTTGGGCTTACCAATACCCCTTTTCCCACATCCTAGCTCTGGTTCTGGTTAGCTTCGGTTCTGTTCAGGattcttggaaccttggtgctatccGGTAAACCACTTTCTCACTTGATATCTCCATTGTTGCATTCTCCACCCCttctttccaacctgtagaatataAAACACCCACTCATGTCGTCATGTCACACTTTAGGTCAAGGAAAACCTGTCATTTTTTagttccagcagagaaccaacttttcaggttctgaaccagtttgtatttggtcaaaatgctCTGAACGGTTTAAAATTAGATGCGTAAACCAGAACAGAACCAGTGCCATGttggtgggaaaaaaacaatattttagctagctagcaaacacaATAAAGTTTCATGAAGGAATACAGAGCAGCCTAATGTTGACAGCTCATTTCCTCTTTTACAGCCTACTTACTAGGTCCTGATATTGTgcaattaattttttcattttattttgatttgggTAAGCGAGCACCTCCATATTGATCAAACTCTATTTTAAATTGGTTTACATCCATAAACTTGCATTTACTAAACAGAGATTGGTTTTTAAATTGTGCAACAgagttttgtttaattttaaatgtgGATTTTCTCACTTTAAACTTAGTTTTGCTAAACTCTCATTAGATCTACATTTGATTGAATTAATTAAGTTTTTTGTCATCTAATGTCATTTatttagcctggaaatccagaccctaaatctagaaagatttagggtctggccatgagtaatgaaaatggtccaactcgaggggcggcaccaagcatgcatttgtaaatatcactgcatgcaattggataacactacgaccaatcagaacaatacacggggtaacgtatacgcttagctaccagctaactggtagattagactcttgccgtatccggtcatcaaacagcaaaaacgtccttcttgcaaaggaaagattcgagggtcgtcttctgttcctcttttagagaaaaggtctaactcgttcattgtagcggccaaagccgtttcaaacaactggtgttcatccgtagctatcttgcaatgtttactgactgattccggacttcgttgtcgcagcgctgttgtcatctgtttagctcgcctctggcccgcctatgtCAGATACACCagtgtgattggtgcagcttggtTTCATGGGCATCaataatgagcatcattactgattgccagagtgactcgctgagcaaattcaaattgtgctctcacgagaactctggatttccagggtaacaTTTATTatctaaaaactaaaaacatgcCCATTTCGAATTCTTAATTTTGACTGAACAAGAAGAAAATtagtgaaaagtttttaaattgaatCTAATAGTGAGCAGGGACATCTTTGAAATTCCTCTGCAGAATGTTATTGTGGAGAACTTCTTTTTGGTTTAAAGGTGGAGTCTGTGATTGTAATCCAATACACATTTTTGTCAAAGTCAGTGAATATATTCTCCTCACAGTCTGCAAGATGCAAAACACTACAGCAAAAGGGAATGCTGGTGCTTGTCCACGGGACAGGGGAAATACCATGGGAAAGGAGAAGGCAGCTGGCAGCAAGAGGAACAGTAAATCTGGAAGCGGTAGTGCTGAAATTCCCAGTGCATTATCAAGGAGAGATGGCCAAGAAACAGCTACAGAGGAGAGggtcagagagacaaaaaagtgCAGTCTCCTTTGTCTCACTTCCCcccacctgtctgtgttttcccaTACAGACCAGGTGCTCCACCACTCCTCGGCGGATGTCTGGCCTCACACTTATGTCTCACAGGGCCTGTACTGCCTGTCATCTTCTGACGCCTGGGACCCAATCACCAGCCAGCCCTCGGGCATGGCCTCTCCTGCTGCAGGCTCCTATATCATGGCTCCAGGTGGGGACTGAATCTCTTCTCTTACTCTGCCTCTAAACACCAGACTGTCTCTCTGAGCGCTAAGTGTTTTCTTGTTGCTCCAGGTGGCAGCAGTGGAGCAGGGGGAACACCTGGTGAGGGCTTCGAGGGGACGGTAGGAGGTTACCTTCAGCAGCACCACGCTCATCTtgccctgcagcagcagagccaaCTCCAACAGCTCCAACAACTTCACCagtaccagcagcagcagcttctgcagtaccaacaacaacaacaacaggtaGGTGGTACTACGATTGTTCATTTATTCAGTGTGTTACTAACAACTCTGGCACTAACAACAAGCAAGATGAGGTCTAGCAACAACAGCTGGGAATCTAATTTTGACCAAACAGCTACTTGAGAGGCAGCATATCAGTAGTGCTAAAATACTAGCActgcatacatatatacaatAAAGATCATTAACTTAAGAAACAGATTAATAGTACTGCTACTGGACTGTATCCATAGAAAGTTTCAGTAATAGCTCCAGCACCGACTGTGTCTCAAATTTTGTTTACAAAGGTAACTTTTATCAAATAATACGTCATCGTGGGTTTTTTAattgggtttttggttagatgcctgaaataagatttgtggttaacaaaagctttaaGTCCAGGTAAACatatatcagtgatgtatttttaaacaaattacaCATGTCAAATACTATAATAAAAAGATTGCTAACTATACAGTACTGCATTGTGGAGTTGGGCCATTAAACTCTTTCACCATTTTTGTGTCCATGATTTTTCAGGCAGGCTACAAATCATGGCTCACTGACGCAGTGGAGCCATTCTTATCGTAACCCCTCCCCCACCATGTCCACCTAAGatcctgtgtcctcatatgaggacattacattttgggttaACTGGACTTTAAACTTCATATAGCTAGCAACAGCtaaatacactaatccatgtaaaaacaagatggcagccatctttgctaagtcagtctgcagccaactccgacacaaaagtggacaagatgcaaaacctgatcacatttaatggttgaaatttgtgataaataatgtttgtagtttgatatgccaTTGATATGCAATTTGACCAGTTTTAGCAATgataacaagctaagacactatTAATTAGAAAGTAGTcatttgaagacactgggactttattatcatggactttattattgttgacaatatttagtttttcatactcatcaggtcctactgatcccatatagctaggagaaattaaaaaagcataccaaacaaaagtttgggtctcaCGAGGATGTAAAAACTTCAATACTACTAACATTAGAGCATAGAGCGTCAGTCTCATCTTATTCATCCTTGCTAAAAAGTGGCTAAATGAAACTACaaagcatcatcatcattagcAGAGCttcacagtgttgttgttgtggtggcaCTCAGCTTATGTAACCGTGGTGTTGTTTGTATACAGCCTAACGtgagctttttacttctggtaaTTGCATTTAGAATTCAAAAATCACaaagtggtgtttatttgtgaagataATGTTGCTGAGCAAAACAtgcaagtatcataaacttgtgtttgccacagaacttatttttggcaataatccaaaatccaatggaaaaatcccattggctttttgtttAGGGAACCATAGCGATGTAATTAACTATAAGGTTGtcctacaaaaaaaacattgcctCTGCATCACTCTATCCCCATCAGTGTCAGCTGTGCTTCTACTGGTGCTAATAAGCTAAgtttagcatgctgacatgctaaACCAAGATGGTAaacataataatcattatgttcGCATTTAGCTGAAGGCACAGATTTGCTTTTAAGCTTCTTCAATAATGGAAAACAACAATAGCAACAATAGTGAGCGACTGCATCTCTCAGGTTAAAAAGCCTTGTcatgccaaaatgtcaaaaatgatgTGAGCAGCTCTGCAGAGCAGCTTATTAAATCTGATTGAAAGTACGTAAAATGTAAATTGTCTatggttttttctttttttactgtttttcctaAGAAAAATAACTGTCAACAactttgataatcaattaataatttaagcaaattttcaagcaaaaatgatCAAGCATGTACTGGTTCCAGTTTCTTAAAtatgagaatttgctgctttgcGTTGTTATTTGTGATAGCAACCGAAGAGTCTTTGGGTTTTGTTGGTttaataaaagaagaagaaaaaagatgtcactttgggttctgggaaattgtgatgaGCAGATTTCAcaatttttggacattttataaactaaatGATTACTTGATTAGTCAGAAAAAATATAGAGCCTGGGCTTTTTTGAGGTGCATTCACATGTTGCTTTTCTCATTGTGGAAAGAACACAGCAGGTATGTTTTACTGCAAGAGTCAAGTCTTTGTCAAAGCgtgtcattttcagtgtgtaggTTGTTAACTTGGAGGATGTTGTTGTTTCCCATAGAGATGGGGATTTTGAAAATTGTAACTCACAGGGAGGGGAAGGCAAGGAGAATGCCAGGTTGAATAGCCAGCTAATGGCAAGTTTATAGCCACAGTCTACACCCAGTGAGTGGGACTACTCAGAAACCAATTTATGATTAAGGTTTTTATGGTTATGTTAAAGAAACGTAAAGCGAGGTGAGGTTAGGGGAAACATCCTGGTCTAACATATAAAGCAGTTCTCAGGACACAGGGTTGCCGGCTCTTTTGTCTCTGTTGCTGGCACCAATACTAACATGCAGCAACTGGTGGAAACAATAAAAAGTCATGTTTCAATGACAGGCCTCACCTCCTGTAATCTGGCTCCACGTTGGGTCTGTGTGGCTTTTATTGGTGTAAATCAGCCGCCAACTTCCAGCTCTCAGGCTGCTGGGAGGTTTTCTGCAAACGTAGTGAGTCATGATGAACTGTGACACACAAAGACTTTTTCGGCTTTGCTGGCTGCTCTTGCATTGGTACATCTCAGAGCTCATTAAGTGACTGAGGGTTGTGAAATAATAACTTGAAAAGGTCAGAGACTGTGTCTCAGAAAAGGTGTACTGATCCGAAACCACAATAGAAATGAGCTTGTTAGCTTTACTGTGTGTATTATATGGCTTCCCTTCTGAAGGAGACTACTGAAgagattacattacatttataataaagcttttcaatcagtcagtcaatttTCTGAGCATAAGTGCCAGAGACATCTCCCCACTGTTCCCTACAGCATCATCTCTGACTCATATTGAAAAGGGTTTTCAGAGGAGATGCAGACCATAATCAGTGACGGGAaggaagtgaaaaaaaaaaaactagcaaAGTATCCCTCCATAGAATCTCCTGTAAAGACTGCTAAATACTACAAGAATATAACTgctttgtcatttgttttggcATGATGAAGCTTTTCCAACCTCCCTAGCTGAAATGTGTTGTGGTGCAGTGTCTGACTGAGGCATTGTTGTTCATTACACCGAAGAAGCTGAAAATGTCAGGAGCTGTGGGGCTGTGGTGTGTTCAGATCTCTTGTGGGTGATGATATTTTTATTCcatggaaaaacaaaagattTAAAATCAAGAGATGTGGCCACTGGCCAAAGAACTGTTGAGTCATTGTTTTGAATCAACACCCAAATCAGCCCcttgaaaatatattaaaggaaaacttcacccaCAGCATGATCctttgtgtatcaattactcattccatgttatgttgaatttgtgatgaatactttgtttttcctgcatgcctccacggtgaacaaagaatccccAAAAGGAgagcattttaaatgaattgaagtaataggggtccatgtttacagtaaaactatatcaaaacatcattaaactctcacacaacttgtgcaatataatccaagactcatttattcagtcatatgctcagtgcgTCCCAAACAGACGAACAGgcaactgaactaaaagtgtaACTTATCTATGGTGTCTTTAAAGCccgactccactgacaaaaacaagaatTTTACCTTGCGGGACACGGcagcaacaataataataatgatcataataataataattattctCCTTTtctggattcttttttttttcaccgtggaggcatgtgagaaaagcaaagttttcctcacaaatttcAAGTAACACGGGGCAAGTAAGTGATAAACTATTGATCATTTGAGGGGTGAAGAATTCCTGTAAgcttattttactgtaaatccTCATTAATTCTCTGTCCTTCCTTTCCTATCTCTGACTACAGTCTATGGAGCAAAGGCTACATAGTGCCTCCCCTTCCCTCCAAGCCACTCCCAACAGCACCATCCACAGTCTCGGCCCTCCCACCCATCCTCGGCTAGCTGACCTGTGGGGAGCTGCGCAGGTTGAGCCACACCACGTAGGCGCTCCCCTGCTGAATCCAAATGGTCGGATTACAGACTTTGCGGACTAGACGGTGTTTTAATATATTCTGACGGAGTTTTACAAGGGCACAGGGGTGTGTGACTGTATATACAGCTACAGGCAAACAGGACAGGCACCTCCATTTAGTTATTGTTACAGAGTGAGTGAGACTACAATCATCATAACAATGACAGCATGTCTTATGCCTTAAATCATTTTTTCTTATTATAAGAAGCCAAGGTTTTTCTTCTTTGGTCTCATTTCTCAAGCCCATGTCTTCAGAGGTGACAATACTGCACTAATCATCGTAATATCAACTTAATGTTAATGTTCTGCACAGGAATAGCCTTTTTTTCCATCATGTTTGACACTCATCTTGGCTAATTTGTTTTGGCTTTGTTTATATCAGCAGGCATATTTAGCACACATCTGTAGTGCAGTGAATGATGGGAGAAACTGCCAGGCAAGTCGGCAAGGTAGGAGACAGGCTGAATGTCTGCATGGAGCACTGCCAAAAGTCTGCATGACAGCCTTTAGCGGACCTGATGAATTTTGACAAAGGACAATCTGCCTGGTCTTCAGAGTAGCATGCTGTGAAGTCCGCAAGTTCACAACTCTAGGCATTTGGATTCAGCATCTGTGTGTTGTACATAGCTAAGTATCTGTCTTGTCTCTGATGTCCTGCATAGGGAAATCAAGCTGGGGTCAGGACATGGGAAATCACTCTCTGTTTTTCCACCTTccctctttccttccctccttccttcctttctttcttccttcctgtctctttctttctttctttctttctttctttctttctttctttctttcttctctttctgtgACTGTTACCAGGAACTGAAATTGAAGGGTTGATGTAAGTCTGTGATCTAACAAATCTAACTAAAGACAATTACTTAAATCAGTAAATGTAACTGATTGCAGGTGGAGATTGTTGGGCAGCTGAGTGGACAAATGGCTGACATGGTCGGAGGAGTTGTGGAGACAGTCGGGGAGGAGTCGGAGTCTGGAGGCATCCCTGAgcagcatgaggaggaggaggaggaggaggaggagctgacaAAGGTGAGTTCTTTTAACTGAAGCAGTTCGAATCTCTTTGGTTGTGGTTTCTGCCACAATTCCAGAGTCCTTAAAACTGATGCGTCAATGAGAATGGATAAAGGGCGTTTTCTAGTGAtagccaaatgaagcctcatgaagcattttctttattttataagcccactagatggcgctcctggtttaaagagagagacttaaagaatggcaattcagtgtgctttcaacttttttgttgaagaaatagtgccatctagtgggctcataaaatgaagaaaatgcttcatgaggcttcgtTTGGGTATCATTAGCGTTTTCACACGTTTGCTTGTGTCATAATTAGGGACCAAATTGTTACGATGTCGCATTTTGCCTTGAGTTTGGTTTGTGTTCACTTGGCAGCATTTATAAGCAGACCATAATTTGCCACGCGCGAAAAGACTGCTCTCTAATTGGTCAGAATTTGCGGAACTGCAGGAAAACTCACAGAAGTAATCAAAGAGTAAAAGAAGAACAAACTCCTGCACTTCTCCAGAATCAACTTAATGCACCACTTTCCTATTTAACATCAGAGGGACACATTGCAGGTGGATCTTGGCCCTGG
This genomic window contains:
- the LOC125905079 gene encoding uncharacterized protein LOC125905079 isoform X2, with the protein product MGCIGSRTITVDAVPVRKDGDQHGRTEFSWEGINLSMEDTTSILPRLKRKPAQTYGIGALAKSSLTGVTRSMKDKVTKPTAMAQGRVAHMIEWQSWGKPSAGPMGSAGHTNLQREKERRMENDAYSDLSDGEKEARFAAGIMQQFAISEATLFGWNSMDGESMGAGSNQGSVAHLSEVNQESITSRDQVLHHSSADVWPHTYVSQGLYCLSSSDAWDPITSQPSGMASPAAGSYIMAPGGSSGAGGTPGEGFEGTVGGYLQQHHAHLALQQQSQLQQLQQLHQYQQQQLLQYQQQQQQSMEQRLHSASPSLQATPNSTIHSLGPPTHPRLADLWGAAQVEPHHVEIVGQLSGQMADMVGGVVETVGEESESGGIPEQHEEEEEEEEELTKIEEVTLTLEPEPCSLTPSPLREEGPSTRGSSPGLPSQTAEPAAERIPFDVTPCVVQSLEEKDEEADEGSVVIVATN
- the LOC125905079 gene encoding mediator of RNA polymerase II transcription subunit 15-like isoform X6; this translates as MKDKVTKPTAMAQGRVAHMIEWQSWGKPSAGPMGSAGHTNLQREKERRMENDAYSDLSDGEKEARFAAGIMQQFAISEATLFGWNSMDGESMGAGSNQGSVAHLSEVNQESITSRDQVLHHSSADVWPHTYVSQGLYCLSSSDAWDPITSQPSGMASPAAGSYIMAPGGSSGAGGTPGEGFEGTVGGYLQQHHAHLALQQQSQLQQLQQLHQYQQQQLLQYQQQQQQSMEQRLHSASPSLQATPNSTIHSLGPPTHPRLADLWGAAQVEPHHVEIVGQLSGQMADMVGGVVETVGEESESGGIPEQHEEEEEEEEELTKIEEVTLTLEPEPCSLTPSPLREEGPSTRGSSPGLPSQTAEPAAERIPFDVTPCVVQSLEEKDEEADEGSVVIVATN
- the LOC125905079 gene encoding uncharacterized protein LOC125905079 isoform X3, with amino-acid sequence MGCIGSRTITVDAVPVRKDGDQLSMEDTTSILPRLKRKPAQTYGIGALAKSSLTGVSGVTRSMKDKVTKPTAMAQGRVAHMIEWQSWGKPSAGPMGSAGHTNLQREKERRMENDAYSDLSDGEKEARFAAGIMQQFAISEATLFGWNSMDGESMGAGSNQGSVAHLSEVNQESITSRDQVLHHSSADVWPHTYVSQGLYCLSSSDAWDPITSQPSGMASPAAGSYIMAPGGSSGAGGTPGEGFEGTVGGYLQQHHAHLALQQQSQLQQLQQLHQYQQQQLLQYQQQQQQSMEQRLHSASPSLQATPNSTIHSLGPPTHPRLADLWGAAQVEPHHVEIVGQLSGQMADMVGGVVETVGEESESGGIPEQHEEEEEEEEELTKIEEVTLTLEPEPCSLTPSPLREEGPSTRGSSPGLPSQTAEPAAERIPFDVTPCVVQSLEEKDEEADEGSVVIVATN
- the LOC125905079 gene encoding uncharacterized protein LOC125905079 isoform X4, with the protein product MGCIGSRTITVDAVPVRKDGDQLSMEDTTSILPRLKRKPAQTYGIGALAKSSLTGVTRSMKDKVTKPTAMAQGRVAHMIEWQSWGKPSAGPMGSAGHTNLQREKERRMENDAYSDLSDGEKEARFAAGIMQQFAISEATLFGWNSMDGESMGAGSNQGSVAHLSEVNQESITSRDQVLHHSSADVWPHTYVSQGLYCLSSSDAWDPITSQPSGMASPAAGSYIMAPGGSSGAGGTPGEGFEGTVGGYLQQHHAHLALQQQSQLQQLQQLHQYQQQQLLQYQQQQQQSMEQRLHSASPSLQATPNSTIHSLGPPTHPRLADLWGAAQVEPHHVEIVGQLSGQMADMVGGVVETVGEESESGGIPEQHEEEEEEEEELTKIEEVTLTLEPEPCSLTPSPLREEGPSTRGSSPGLPSQTAEPAAERIPFDVTPCVVQSLEEKDEEADEGSVVIVATN
- the LOC125905079 gene encoding mediator of RNA polymerase II transcription subunit 15-like isoform X5; the encoded protein is MGCIGSRTISVTRSMKDKVTKPTAMAQGRVAHMIEWQSWGKPSAGPMGSAGHTNLQREKERRMENDAYSDLSDGEKEARFAAGIMQQFAISEATLFGWNSMDGESMGAGSNQGSVAHLSEVNQESITSRDQVLHHSSADVWPHTYVSQGLYCLSSSDAWDPITSQPSGMASPAAGSYIMAPGGSSGAGGTPGEGFEGTVGGYLQQHHAHLALQQQSQLQQLQQLHQYQQQQLLQYQQQQQQSMEQRLHSASPSLQATPNSTIHSLGPPTHPRLADLWGAAQVEPHHVEIVGQLSGQMADMVGGVVETVGEESESGGIPEQHEEEEEEEEELTKIEEVTLTLEPEPCSLTPSPLREEGPSTRGSSPGLPSQTAEPAAERIPFDVTPCVVQSLEEKDEEADEGSVVIVATN
- the LOC125905079 gene encoding uncharacterized protein LOC125905079 isoform X1: MGCIGSRTITVDAVPVRKDGDQHGRTEFSWEGINLSMEDTTSILPRLKRKPAQTYGIGALAKSSLTGVSGVTRSMKDKVTKPTAMAQGRVAHMIEWQSWGKPSAGPMGSAGHTNLQREKERRMENDAYSDLSDGEKEARFAAGIMQQFAISEATLFGWNSMDGESMGAGSNQGSVAHLSEVNQESITSRDQVLHHSSADVWPHTYVSQGLYCLSSSDAWDPITSQPSGMASPAAGSYIMAPGGSSGAGGTPGEGFEGTVGGYLQQHHAHLALQQQSQLQQLQQLHQYQQQQLLQYQQQQQQSMEQRLHSASPSLQATPNSTIHSLGPPTHPRLADLWGAAQVEPHHVEIVGQLSGQMADMVGGVVETVGEESESGGIPEQHEEEEEEEEELTKIEEVTLTLEPEPCSLTPSPLREEGPSTRGSSPGLPSQTAEPAAERIPFDVTPCVVQSLEEKDEEADEGSVVIVATN